The bacterium genome has a segment encoding these proteins:
- a CDS encoding Gldg family protein, with product MKKIAVYSGWLGLLILLAGLIIYSLTSLMNWMVYAPLILGAILLVASAVLQFEELKKGLTSRSAKYSSNAALMIAVILGLLVVANIFASRFSWRWDTTAAKQFSLAEQTRTLLKNLKQDVKVTGFFKSGEEGMAKELLTEYAHYSDHLKFEFNDPDKKPGLAKKYQVKAYGTLIVEGNGKEERIEKSEEQLLTNAIIKVTREGKKKIYFTSGHGEKDPEKSDQNGLNKAKTALVNENYEVGTIVLAQENNLPADCSLLVIAGPKSDLFGNEKSLISAYLKKGGKLLALLDPDSPDSYAALLSEWGYKIGHDVVVDASGFGQLFGAGPTMPIVSQYPEHAITKDFNLMTFFPEARSISRADNTPAGLTWQEVAKTSQRSWGETSPLSGLKEITFTPGADLRGPVTLCAAAEMAAASDASGTAAKTRLVVFGDSDFAGNSYFNTQGNGNLFLNAVSWLAGEEDLISVRARDPEDRRITITQTQSRALLYIGVILLPLAIFATGIAVYRKRK from the coding sequence ATGAAAAAGATAGCCGTCTATAGCGGCTGGCTGGGTCTATTGATCCTCCTGGCCGGCCTGATCATCTACTCCCTGACCAGCCTGATGAACTGGATGGTCTATGCGCCGCTGATCCTGGGCGCTATTCTCTTGGTTGCATCGGCCGTGCTGCAGTTCGAAGAACTTAAAAAGGGCTTGACCAGCCGATCGGCCAAATATAGCAGCAACGCTGCCCTGATGATCGCTGTCATTCTCGGGCTTCTCGTCGTCGCCAATATTTTCGCCTCGAGGTTCTCCTGGCGCTGGGATACCACCGCTGCTAAACAGTTCAGCCTGGCAGAACAGACACGAACGCTGTTGAAAAACCTTAAACAGGATGTCAAGGTGACCGGCTTTTTTAAATCCGGTGAAGAGGGCATGGCCAAAGAACTCCTCACCGAGTACGCGCACTATTCCGATCACCTGAAATTTGAATTCAACGATCCGGACAAGAAGCCCGGACTCGCCAAAAAATACCAGGTCAAGGCCTATGGCACCCTTATCGTGGAAGGTAATGGCAAGGAAGAGCGGATCGAGAAGAGTGAAGAACAGCTGCTCACCAATGCCATCATCAAGGTGACGCGGGAAGGTAAAAAGAAGATCTATTTTACCAGCGGCCATGGCGAAAAGGATCCGGAAAAATCGGATCAAAACGGTCTGAATAAGGCCAAGACCGCTCTAGTTAATGAGAATTATGAAGTTGGCACGATCGTCCTGGCCCAAGAAAACAACCTGCCTGCCGATTGCAGCCTGCTGGTGATTGCCGGCCCCAAAAGCGATCTCTTCGGCAACGAAAAATCGCTGATTAGCGCCTATCTCAAGAAGGGCGGCAAACTGCTGGCACTACTTGATCCCGATTCGCCGGACTCTTATGCGGCTCTTCTCAGCGAATGGGGGTACAAGATCGGCCATGATGTCGTGGTGGATGCTTCGGGTTTCGGCCAGCTTTTCGGCGCCGGCCCAACCATGCCGATCGTCTCGCAGTATCCCGAGCATGCGATCACCAAGGATTTCAACTTGATGACTTTTTTTCCGGAAGCCCGTTCGATCAGCCGCGCTGATAATACGCCTGCCGGCCTGACCTGGCAAGAGGTTGCCAAAACCAGCCAGAGAAGCTGGGGTGAGACCTCCCCTCTGAGCGGCCTCAAAGAGATCACCTTTACTCCGGGCGCCGATTTACGCGGACCGGTGACTCTCTGTGCCGCCGCCGAGATGGCTGCGGCATCGGACGCCAGCGGCACAGCCGCCAAAACCCGGCTCGTCGTTTTCGGGGATTCCGATTTCGCAGGAAACAGTTACTTCAACACCCAGGGGAACGGCAATCTATTTCTCAATGCGGTGAGCTGGCTGGCCGGGGAAGAGGATCTGATCTCTGTGCGGGCGCGTGACCCCGAGGACCGGCGAATCACGATCACCCAGACGCAGTCCCGCGCCCTGCTCTATATCGGCGTAATCCTGCTGCCATTAGCTATCTTCGCCACCGGAATCGCCGTCTACCGTAAACGCAAATAA
- a CDS encoding ABC transporter permease, whose amino-acid sequence MNNYLAILNREWRSYFSSPIAYVVIGLFLLISGIFYYLLVTNFVQMCMQADMQAQYYRMAMPKLNVNMMAVRPLLHNMSLFALFFLPLVTMRLFSDEKKSGTIELLLTSPVTNTQSILGKFSAAAGLYLLMLLLSGLFIAVLFVLGKPELGQILTGYLGLFLLGLCYISFGLFFSTLTDNQIIAAVSTVAFILVFWAIGWISDMASPAVGKVLGNFSLIEHFDDFAKGVLDTKHLVFYLSFAAMGLFLSYVSIESAKWRGR is encoded by the coding sequence ATGAATAACTATCTCGCCATTCTCAATCGGGAGTGGAGATCCTATTTCAGCTCCCCGATCGCCTACGTGGTAATAGGCCTCTTTTTGCTCATTTCGGGCATCTTTTATTATTTGCTAGTGACCAATTTTGTCCAGATGTGTATGCAAGCGGACATGCAGGCGCAATACTACCGGATGGCCATGCCCAAGCTCAATGTCAATATGATGGCGGTCCGGCCGCTGCTGCACAATATGAGCCTGTTCGCTCTCTTTTTTCTGCCCCTGGTCACCATGCGGCTTTTCTCTGATGAGAAGAAGAGTGGTACGATCGAACTGCTGCTCACCTCGCCGGTGACCAACACCCAGTCCATTCTGGGCAAGTTCAGCGCCGCAGCCGGACTCTATCTGCTGATGCTGCTGCTCAGTGGTCTGTTCATCGCCGTCCTTTTTGTCCTGGGGAAACCCGAGCTGGGCCAGATCCTTACCGGCTACCTCGGGCTCTTTTTGCTCGGATTGTGCTACATCTCGTTCGGGCTCTTTTTCTCGACCCTCACCGATAACCAGATCATCGCGGCGGTGAGCACCGTTGCCTTCATCCTGGTCTTCTGGGCGATTGGCTGGATCTCGGACATGGCGAGCCCTGCCGTTGGCAAGGTTCTGGGGAATTTTTCCCTGATCGAGCATTTCGATGATTTTGCCAAAGGGGTCCTGGATACCAAACACCTCGTTTTTTATCTCAGCTTCGCCGCCATGGGCCTTTTCCTCTCCTATGTCTCTATTGAATCCGCAAAATGGAGGGGCCGATAA
- a CDS encoding MerR family transcriptional regulator codes for MEQLSLFYTSDEQAQPQVTPKMEEKAIKRLYYSIAEVSRITGLKPYVLRYWETEFRELRPAKNRAGNRIYRKNDIRLLFVIKRLLYYEKYTIEGARQKLAQIKRSNDAQLNLSLYEAKSQDVIEELRHGLRELAKLLDDLHRGVAQSG; via the coding sequence TTGGAACAATTATCCCTATTTTATACATCTGATGAGCAGGCTCAGCCTCAGGTCACGCCCAAGATGGAAGAGAAAGCGATTAAGAGGCTTTACTATTCCATTGCCGAGGTGAGTCGCATCACCGGTCTCAAACCGTATGTGTTGCGGTACTGGGAGACCGAGTTTCGCGAGCTTCGGCCTGCTAAAAACCGCGCCGGCAACCGTATCTACCGCAAGAATGATATCAGGTTGCTATTTGTCATCAAACGCCTTCTTTATTACGAAAAATATACGATTGAAGGTGCGCGGCAGAAATTAGCGCAGATCAAGCGCAGCAATGACGCCCAGCTCAATCTTTCGCTTTATGAAGCCAAAAGCCAGGATGTGATCGAGGAGCTGCGACATGGTCTTAGAGAGCTGGCGAAACTGTTGGACGATTTACATCGGGGCGTAGCGCAGTCCGGTTAG
- a CDS encoding polysaccharide deacetylase family protein, which produces MPILAYHMVEPRFDLAITRVTPPQFARQIRTLLQAGYAIMPLRTYLQSVDSQEKRVALTFDDAYASVYKHAWPVLAAHRLSATLFVPAGYVGKMDDWDVNLCGLSFPHMTQDQICELAGAGWEIGSHSLYHRDLTRMGAEQRLEELEGSKRLLEAMTGTTIDAISYPFGNTNAAVVDCCKRAGYRSGVVMGRFNIALEVNYVLPRLGVYLYDSPLLFEKKVFGKHEKLFNFIQRGIDFCSDGTVLVKQGFRKPRKSA; this is translated from the coding sequence ATGCCGATTCTCGCTTATCATATGGTGGAGCCCCGCTTCGATTTGGCCATCACTCGGGTCACGCCGCCGCAGTTTGCCCGTCAGATCCGGACCCTGCTGCAGGCCGGCTATGCGATCATGCCGTTGCGGACGTATCTGCAGTCTGTGGACAGCCAGGAAAAGCGCGTTGCGCTGACCTTTGACGATGCCTATGCTTCCGTGTACAAACATGCCTGGCCGGTGCTTGCCGCACACCGGCTCAGCGCGACTCTGTTCGTGCCGGCCGGTTATGTGGGTAAAATGGACGATTGGGATGTTAACCTGTGTGGGCTCTCTTTCCCGCACATGACTCAGGATCAGATTTGCGAGCTTGCGGGTGCGGGCTGGGAGATCGGCTCTCATTCGCTGTATCACCGTGATCTGACGCGGATGGGAGCAGAGCAACGGTTGGAGGAGTTGGAAGGTTCAAAACGCCTGCTGGAGGCGATGACGGGCACGACGATCGATGCCATCAGTTATCCCTTCGGGAACACCAATGCAGCGGTCGTGGACTGCTGTAAGCGGGCGGGATACCGCTCCGGCGTGGTCATGGGCCGGTTTAATATAGCGCTTGAAGTGAATTATGTTTTGCCTCGATTGGGTGTCTACTTGTACGATTCGCCATTGCTCTTTGAAAAGAAAGTATTTGGAAAACACGAAAAATTGTTTAACTTTATACAGCGTGGCATTGATTTCTGTTCCGATGGTACTGTTCTGGTCAAACAGGGGTTTAGAAAACCAAGAAAAAGTGCTTGA
- a CDS encoding DUF4340 domain-containing protein encodes MRFRTTLILALILTLGILGVVYMNKKDTSDQAEKSANEKIINYSGDEITAIGIWPAGFQAARDSSGWSMQAPLRIRGDKNAWNAIASMFSWAKKERIVSSSPTDYPAFGLLPPRAILVLQSKGKIDTLYIGDDAAIGSLVYARKAGYPEVFLGTSSLWSNLNKSLMDLRDKSVLDFEQNTISTMEIKSGQEMFNLNKEGSDWKITFPGTYPADRNKISALLNSLQYQKAARFVEENPRSLGVYGLDKPLMQYTLGRSTASGPLALAIGKAEGHEFYARDISRPAVFIVDSSFVKSLKVTLNDLRDKQLLRFPVSAADGLELSIGDTTFVCQKDTAGRWTLTRPAEKRLRDWKITGLVSDLANATAERFVSDNATALKPFGLDKPRIRCRVTQKGALLGELLLGQDKDTTTLYAKTGTGPALYLVKRTLFEKFNVKSTDLVDSNPAGSAAKEP; translated from the coding sequence ATGAGATTCAGAACAACGCTCATCCTCGCGCTCATTCTCACACTGGGCATCCTTGGCGTTGTTTATATGAACAAAAAGGACACGTCCGATCAGGCTGAAAAGAGTGCGAACGAAAAAATAATCAACTACTCCGGCGACGAAATCACCGCCATCGGGATCTGGCCCGCCGGGTTCCAGGCCGCTCGCGATAGTAGCGGATGGTCGATGCAGGCACCCCTGCGCATCCGGGGCGACAAGAACGCCTGGAATGCCATCGCCTCGATGTTCAGCTGGGCGAAAAAAGAACGCATCGTTTCGTCAAGCCCGACCGATTATCCCGCTTTCGGCCTGCTGCCGCCCCGCGCCATCCTGGTGCTGCAGTCCAAAGGCAAAATCGATACCCTCTATATCGGCGACGATGCCGCGATCGGCTCCCTGGTCTATGCCCGGAAAGCCGGTTACCCGGAAGTCTTTCTCGGCACCAGCAGCTTGTGGTCTAATCTCAATAAATCGCTGATGGACCTGCGCGACAAGAGCGTCCTCGATTTTGAACAGAACACTATCAGCACCATGGAAATTAAAAGCGGCCAGGAGATGTTTAATCTCAATAAAGAGGGCAGCGACTGGAAGATCACATTCCCCGGCACCTATCCGGCCGATCGCAACAAGATCTCCGCTTTACTCAATTCGCTACAGTACCAGAAAGCGGCGCGCTTTGTCGAGGAGAATCCGCGGAGCCTTGGCGTGTACGGTCTCGATAAGCCCCTGATGCAGTATACACTCGGCCGCTCAACCGCATCGGGTCCACTTGCACTGGCCATCGGCAAGGCCGAAGGCCATGAATTCTATGCCCGAGATATTTCACGGCCCGCTGTCTTTATAGTCGATTCCAGCTTTGTGAAAAGCCTCAAGGTAACCCTGAATGACCTGCGTGACAAACAGCTTCTACGCTTCCCTGTCTCCGCCGCAGACGGACTTGAACTGAGTATCGGGGATACCACCTTCGTCTGCCAGAAGGACACGGCGGGCCGTTGGACCCTGACCAGGCCAGCGGAGAAGCGGCTTCGGGACTGGAAAATAACCGGACTGGTGAGTGATCTCGCCAACGCTACGGCGGAACGTTTCGTCAGCGACAACGCGACAGCGCTTAAGCCCTTCGGCCTTGATAAACCGCGCATCCGCTGCCGTGTGACCCAAAAGGGCGCGCTGCTCGGGGAACTGCTTCTCGGCCAGGACAAGGATACCACTACGCTCTATGCCAAGACCGGTACAGGGCCTGCACTCTATCTGGTCAAGCGCACCCTATTCGAAAAGTTTAACGTCAAATCGACGGATCTGGTCGATTCCAACCCCGCTGGATCCGCCGCTAAAGAACCATAG
- a CDS encoding cation diffusion facilitator family transporter, which produces MDPNALKTGDLEKRRVALTSVLAAVFLTGFKLFIGLETGSLGILAEAAHSALDLIAAVITLLAVRISGRPADREHTYGHGKVENLSALAETLLLLLTCVWIIYESVNRLFFKTAAVEVNAWAFIVVILAIVIDYGRSRALARAAKKHNSQALEADALHFATDIWSSLVVLGGLVMVLIAEQTGLPWLIKGDALAALIVAIIVIQVSVQLGRRTISGLLDAVPADLLDQIHQVIQVPGVLQVGRVRARHSGPDAFADLTVMVSRDTSLEQAHAIAAAVEEEVHKIMPGSDVVVHLDPIETDNESVFQVIRLAAARLELSVHGIRIYTLHGKDYLEQHVEVNEDLTLEQAHSRATEFEVTLHRILPGIEQIVTHIEPVGESWSRRKPVQVSTSEIRKILRALPEVTQSGMDIHDLMVRRVDREIHLSFHYSLAAELPIKEAHLLTEKIEQALRRQIPNLGRVIIHTEPGAVSGRKK; this is translated from the coding sequence ATGGATCCGAACGCACTGAAGACAGGAGATCTGGAGAAAAGACGGGTCGCTCTGACCTCGGTTTTAGCAGCTGTTTTTCTGACGGGATTCAAGCTTTTTATCGGTCTCGAGACGGGCAGCCTGGGCATTCTCGCCGAGGCCGCTCACTCCGCACTTGATCTGATCGCTGCCGTGATCACCCTGCTGGCGGTGCGCATATCAGGCCGGCCTGCAGATCGCGAACACACCTACGGACATGGCAAGGTCGAGAATCTCTCCGCGTTGGCTGAAACCTTGCTGCTTCTTCTCACCTGTGTCTGGATCATATATGAATCGGTCAATCGTCTGTTCTTCAAGACTGCTGCCGTAGAGGTCAATGCCTGGGCTTTTATCGTGGTTATCCTCGCGATCGTGATCGATTATGGCCGTTCGCGTGCTCTTGCCCGTGCTGCGAAGAAACACAACAGCCAGGCGCTCGAGGCCGATGCGCTGCATTTTGCGACCGACATCTGGTCCTCGCTAGTGGTGTTGGGTGGACTGGTCATGGTCCTGATCGCCGAACAGACCGGCCTACCTTGGCTGATCAAGGGAGATGCTTTGGCGGCGCTCATCGTCGCAATTATCGTCATCCAGGTCAGCGTTCAGCTCGGGCGCCGGACCATCAGCGGGCTTCTCGACGCTGTTCCAGCGGACCTGCTGGATCAGATCCATCAGGTCATCCAGGTGCCCGGCGTCCTTCAGGTGGGGCGCGTTCGTGCCCGCCACAGCGGCCCTGACGCCTTTGCCGATCTGACCGTGATGGTCTCCCGAGATACCTCGCTTGAGCAGGCGCATGCGATTGCTGCCGCGGTTGAAGAAGAGGTGCACAAGATCATGCCCGGATCCGATGTGGTCGTCCACCTCGATCCAATCGAAACCGATAACGAATCGGTCTTCCAGGTCATCCGCCTGGCCGCCGCACGCTTGGAACTCTCAGTGCACGGCATCCGCATTTACACCTTGCACGGCAAGGATTATCTCGAACAACATGTCGAGGTCAATGAGGATCTCACCCTGGAGCAAGCCCATTCCAGGGCTACGGAATTCGAAGTGACACTACACCGGATTCTGCCCGGAATCGAACAAATCGTCACTCATATCGAACCCGTAGGCGAATCCTGGTCGCGACGCAAGCCGGTGCAGGTGAGCACCAGTGAGATTCGCAAAATTCTGCGCGCCCTCCCGGAAGTCACACAATCCGGCATGGACATCCACGATCTGATGGTGCGCAGGGTGGACCGGGAGATCCACCTCTCGTTTCACTACAGCCTGGCAGCCGAACTGCCGATCAAGGAAGCCCATCTATTGACCGAAAAAATAGAGCAGGCGCTCCGTCGCCAAATACCCAATCTCGGCCGGGTGATTATTCATACGGAGCCGGGAGCGGTTTCAGGAAGAAAGAAGTAA
- the pnp gene encoding polyribonucleotide nucleotidyltransferase: MVVRKQTDFEGQQLIMETGKLAKQANGACWVQLGDTVVLAAVVADKKASEERDFFPLTVDYREKAYAAGKIPGGFFKREGKPTDGEVLSARLIDRSIRPLFAKSFRNEVQVYVWVLSADKINDADVLGITAASLALGVSDIPFQTPIAGVRIGRVEGRFIANPTFEQQEESDIDLVLSASEDSIVMVEGEAREISEEDMIAALEYGHDAIRRILALESQVVAEAGKTKMTLPEPEEIPGLVEAVTAYKEELARALRVKEKEARREGLAALSEKLQADLAESFPEKSVKIAELFHDLEKSLMREMVLQDKSRLDGRGLSDIRDISIEVGLLPRTHGSALFTRGQTQALASVTLGTKVDEQRIEELEGEFRKTYMLHYNFPSFCTGEVKPNRGVSRREVGHGNLAERAIKQVMPTEKLFPYTVRIVSDVLESNGSSSMATVCAGSLACMDAGVPIKSPVAGIAMGLIKEGDQVAVLTDILGDEDHMGDMDFKVAGTREGITAFQMDIKIKGISTAVMREALQRAQAGRIFILDKMTAVIDKPRAELSNYAPRIVTIKIPVDSIGLVIGPGGKNIREIVERTETTIDINDDGTVTIAAVDPAACEKASSIIKAMTAEVEVGTVYTGKVKKIAKFGAFVEVLPGREGLLHVSEIEHRRVERVEDVLKVGDEVQVKVMKIDGDGKIDLSRKVLLERPAGAPENNRPPHGNR; this comes from the coding sequence ATGGTAGTTAGAAAACAAACCGATTTTGAAGGTCAGCAGCTGATCATGGAAACTGGCAAGTTGGCCAAGCAGGCCAATGGCGCCTGCTGGGTCCAGCTGGGTGACACGGTCGTGCTAGCCGCTGTCGTCGCCGATAAGAAAGCCTCGGAGGAACGCGATTTCTTTCCGCTCACCGTCGATTATCGCGAAAAGGCCTATGCCGCTGGCAAAATCCCCGGCGGATTTTTTAAACGCGAAGGCAAGCCGACTGACGGCGAGGTACTCAGCGCCCGTCTGATCGACCGCAGCATCCGTCCGCTCTTCGCCAAGAGCTTCCGCAATGAAGTGCAGGTCTATGTCTGGGTGCTTTCAGCCGACAAGATCAACGACGCCGACGTCCTCGGCATCACCGCCGCCTCCCTGGCACTAGGCGTCTCCGATATCCCCTTTCAGACGCCCATCGCCGGCGTCCGCATCGGCAGGGTGGAGGGCCGTTTCATTGCCAACCCCACCTTCGAGCAGCAAGAGGAGAGCGATATCGACCTGGTCCTCTCCGCCTCCGAGGACTCCATCGTCATGGTCGAAGGCGAAGCGCGCGAGATCTCCGAAGAGGATATGATCGCCGCCCTGGAGTATGGCCATGACGCTATCCGCCGGATCCTCGCCCTTGAATCCCAGGTGGTCGCCGAAGCCGGCAAAACCAAGATGACTCTTCCCGAGCCCGAGGAAATTCCCGGACTCGTCGAGGCCGTCACGGCTTACAAGGAAGAACTCGCCCGTGCCCTCCGCGTGAAGGAGAAAGAAGCGCGCCGCGAAGGACTCGCTGCACTAAGCGAAAAGCTCCAGGCCGATCTGGCGGAGAGTTTCCCGGAGAAGAGCGTCAAGATCGCCGAGCTCTTTCATGATCTCGAAAAAAGCCTCATGCGTGAGATGGTGCTCCAGGATAAGAGCCGCCTCGACGGTCGCGGACTCAGCGACATCCGCGACATCTCCATCGAGGTCGGACTGCTGCCGCGCACCCATGGTTCAGCACTCTTTACCCGCGGCCAGACCCAGGCCCTCGCCTCGGTCACCCTCGGCACCAAGGTCGACGAGCAGCGCATCGAGGAGCTCGAAGGCGAATTCCGCAAGACCTATATGCTCCACTATAACTTCCCGAGCTTTTGCACCGGCGAGGTCAAGCCGAATCGCGGTGTCAGCCGTCGTGAAGTCGGCCATGGCAATCTCGCCGAAAGGGCGATCAAGCAAGTGATGCCGACGGAGAAACTCTTTCCCTATACCGTCCGCATCGTCTCCGATGTACTCGAGTCCAATGGCTCCTCTTCGATGGCCACCGTGTGCGCCGGCTCCCTTGCCTGTATGGATGCCGGGGTGCCCATCAAGAGCCCCGTGGCCGGCATCGCCATGGGTCTGATCAAGGAGGGCGATCAGGTCGCCGTGTTGACCGATATCCTCGGCGATGAGGACCATATGGGTGACATGGATTTCAAGGTTGCCGGCACGCGGGAGGGCATCACCGCCTTCCAGATGGATATCAAGATCAAAGGCATCTCGACGGCCGTCATGCGCGAAGCCCTGCAGCGGGCGCAGGCAGGACGCATTTTCATCCTTGACAAGATGACAGCGGTTATCGACAAACCGCGCGCCGAACTCTCCAACTATGCGCCGCGTATCGTCACGATCAAGATTCCGGTTGATTCGATCGGTTTGGTCATCGGACCCGGCGGCAAGAATATCCGGGAGATCGTCGAGCGCACCGAGACCACCATCGATATAAATGATGATGGTACAGTGACGATCGCCGCCGTCGATCCTGCCGCCTGCGAGAAAGCCTCCAGCATTATCAAGGCAATGACCGCCGAGGTCGAGGTCGGCACGGTTTATACCGGCAAGGTTAAAAAGATCGCCAAGTTCGGTGCCTTTGTGGAAGTGCTGCCTGGTCGGGAGGGACTGCTCCACGTCTCCGAGATTGAACATCGCCGTGTCGAACGCGTCGAAGATGTGCTCAAGGTCGGCGATGAGGTTCAGGTCAAGGTGATGAAGATCGATGGTGATGGCAAGATCGATCTCAGCCGCAAGGTTCTCCTGGAACGGCCGGCTGGCGCCCCGGAGAACAACCGGCCGCCGCACGGCAACCGCTAG
- a CDS encoding choice-of-anchor Q domain-containing protein, with protein MRGAAVTIWGRNFGATRGSSYVTVNGAQATDYAEWGAAGPARGLERITFWLNSSCQDGDGQITVTVGGVPSNPLPFKVMSGVIYFIAPSGNNSNDGLYATSHGGSKGPFRDLYMFNPGTLSNGKNPSGDGQYIVYVRSGQYSRLDVDEAFVALRGPYGGETKRKALVGYPAETPVLNTSSATRGVIWEAAYSPYGRINYFTFAKLRVEGGTSAFGVWGDYTRVVGNYMKDMLAEAWTGVVMVDNSQNTVVFGNMFEHCGYDSYKHNIYVKTHPDYVSGDKSVDECNIGWNEFADATAGSDARGGVIFISRASGTNGKYTRNVQIHDCFFRGGNMDFIYIGDNVDIGDVFIYNNILRGGSSINGGMTFYAGTNNVYLYNNTFYQIGLPNQAMVWGTELAHAYFRNNIWYSSAGQAFCNLESWRGATFSFDHDLFYDPDGATSLPTGDNITTVSALRGDPKLANPAGNDFHILTGSPAIDSGIATVSSLVSRDYDGSRRPQGSAFDIGALEYSTITSVQLFSITPVALDFGNLEADKTLLISNLSGSPLSWTAQTDQPWLSVAPSQGTALSEPVVLNVAVDRRTLAAGAYSGHVTLTAVSTSTTVPVLMSCTPDTVPPARPQGVRVIFDSGSSQERLDLERKNTR; from the coding sequence GTGCGTGGGGCGGCGGTGACGATCTGGGGCCGGAATTTTGGAGCAACCCGCGGCAGCAGTTACGTTACTGTAAATGGCGCCCAGGCCACTGACTATGCGGAATGGGGCGCTGCCGGGCCCGCCAGGGGACTGGAGCGCATTACCTTCTGGCTCAACAGTTCTTGTCAGGATGGTGACGGTCAGATCACGGTGACTGTCGGGGGGGTTCCTTCCAATCCGCTGCCTTTCAAGGTGATGTCCGGCGTGATCTATTTTATCGCCCCATCGGGAAATAACAGCAACGACGGGCTTTATGCGACCTCGCATGGTGGAAGTAAGGGGCCTTTTCGCGACCTGTATATGTTCAACCCCGGCACCCTCTCCAACGGCAAGAATCCATCCGGAGACGGCCAATATATAGTCTATGTGCGCTCCGGCCAATATAGCCGCCTGGATGTTGACGAAGCCTTTGTCGCGCTGCGTGGGCCATACGGGGGTGAAACGAAACGTAAGGCCCTGGTTGGGTATCCTGCTGAAACACCGGTGCTCAATACCTCATCGGCGACCAGGGGAGTGATCTGGGAGGCTGCATATAGTCCGTATGGACGCATCAATTATTTTACCTTCGCAAAATTACGGGTGGAAGGCGGGACGTCTGCTTTTGGGGTCTGGGGTGACTATACGCGAGTGGTCGGGAATTATATGAAGGATATGTTGGCGGAGGCGTGGACGGGCGTCGTGATGGTTGACAATTCGCAAAATACCGTGGTGTTTGGCAATATGTTTGAACATTGCGGCTACGACAGCTACAAGCACAACATCTATGTCAAGACCCATCCGGATTATGTAAGTGGCGACAAGAGCGTGGATGAATGCAATATCGGCTGGAACGAATTTGCGGATGCCACCGCCGGATCGGACGCTAGAGGCGGTGTCATTTTTATCTCACGGGCGAGTGGCACCAACGGCAAATATACCCGAAATGTGCAGATTCATGATTGCTTCTTCCGTGGTGGCAATATGGATTTCATTTATATTGGCGACAATGTGGATATTGGCGATGTATTTATTTATAACAATATCTTGCGAGGGGGGAGCAGCATCAACGGAGGAATGACCTTTTACGCAGGGACCAACAACGTCTACCTCTATAATAATACGTTTTATCAAATCGGACTGCCAAATCAGGCGATGGTCTGGGGCACGGAGTTGGCGCATGCCTATTTCAGAAACAACATCTGGTACAGCTCAGCTGGGCAGGCTTTCTGTAATCTGGAAAGCTGGCGGGGGGCGACTTTCAGCTTCGACCATGACCTGTTCTATGATCCCGACGGAGCAACCTCCCTGCCAACGGGTGACAATATTACCACCGTCAGCGCTCTGCGCGGTGATCCGAAACTGGCCAATCCCGCCGGTAATGATTTTCACATCCTGACTGGCAGCCCCGCCATCGATAGCGGAATCGCCACGGTCAGTTCGCTCGTCTCCAGGGATTATGACGGCAGCAGACGTCCGCAAGGCTCCGCCTTCGATATCGGCGCCTTAGAATATAGCACCATAACCTCTGTCCAGCTTTTCTCAATTACACCGGTTGCGCTGGACTTTGGCAATCTGGAGGCTGATAAAACTCTGCTCATCAGTAACCTCAGTGGCAGCCCGCTGAGTTGGACTGCCCAGACGGATCAGCCCTGGCTCAGTGTCGCACCGTCACAAGGAACAGCCTTATCCGAGCCGGTTGTCCTGAATGTAGCAGTGGATCGCAGAACGCTGGCTGCTGGCGCCTATTCGGGCCACGTAACCCTCACGGCCGTGAGTACTTCTACCACGGTTCCGGTCCTTATGAGCTGCACCCCCGATACGGTTCCACCCGCCCGGCCGCAGGGCGTACGGGTCATTTTTGACTCAGGGTCATCGCAAGAACGCCTTGACCTGGAAAGGAAAAACACCCGGTAA